The DNA sequence ACCGTTAGTGAGTCTTATTCTATGATAGGGGTAGACGTTTCCGCAAAGGGCATCAGTCAAGCGTCTACAAAAAGCCCTCCCGCACCTAACTGCGCGACACACAAAATACAGCTTGCCTAACAAAGATTGTAACTGGTGAACTTTTAGTTTGCGCTTTTGTGACTGCAGTAAGGCGACAATTTCTTGACACAAGTGATTGATTTTTTCAGGTGGTATCCTAATCTCCATAGAGATAGTGTCTATGGTTATGCCTAGGAATTTGATGGTCGTGGTTGGTTGAACTGTTTTTTCCTGGGCTATGGGAATACCGAAATGTCGAAAAAGCTGAATGCTTGAATCTAACAGGTATTTACATTTGCCTGATTGGGCGCGACCTCCCACCAGGAAATCGTCTAGGTAATGCATGATGGAtgcactgtgtgtgtgtttggttatGCACCACTGCAAGAAACGgctaaatgtttcaaaaagaGCGCATGATATCGAACAACCGAAAGGGAGACATTTGTCAAAATAGTAATTTCCTTCAAAATACATACCTAACAGGTGGAAATCTTCCGGACGGACTGGTAGTAAACGGAAGGCTGACTTAACATCAAATTTTGCTAACTGAGCTCCCTTGCCTAATTGCTGCACTAAACTAACCGCCTCATCGAATCGTGAGTACTGAACGGAGCAAAATTCCGCGGAAATTCCATCGTTTACGGACGATCCCCGGGGATGGGAGAGGTGGTGTATAAGACGGTAGTTATCCGCGATTGTGGTGACACTTGATGTGTCTGATTTCTTTTTGACTAAACCAACGGGAGAAACCTTGAGGTTTTGAATCGGGCATGAGGAGAAAGGCCCGGCGATACGACCAAgagagatttctttttgtagctTGGTGTTGACAATTTGAGGAAACTGCCTTGCTGATCTAAGGTTGGGAGCGTTGTTAGGAGTGAACGAACCAGTGAACTGTAAATTAAAACCTGAGGTAAAACCTACCCGTAATAGATCGGCATCTTTTGAGCACACTGCATAGTACGCATCGATCCATGGAATCAGTGTGTTATATTTTATGGGTACCGGAGCTAACGACATCGGGAGATGGGGGTAAGCTGGCCCTGTTTCGGAGTTGCACTTGtgcattgtttgttggtttgctaCGAAAAGAATTGCACTGACGGGCACTATGGTTTGAACTTTTGCATTTGGAACATTTGTGGGGGTACTTGCAAGATAATCTTGAACATTGGGAAAAATTGAAATCCCAGCAGACTTGCTTATCAGTGACAGCAGTGACGGAACCAGCAGTGCTGGACTTAGTGTCTGTGAGATTGTAGGACTGCCTACCGTGAACCATGTAACGGAGCCACAGATCGCCGTCGATGGCTCCCCAGGAACGCGTGGGATCTCTAGCCATTTTATGGCGGAAATAATAATCATAGGTGTACCACGAGTCATTACCGTACTTGTGTGCGGCGCCCCGAACTGCGTCAACGTATCCTAACAGTTCTTGAACTGCACCTGGGTGTTTTTGCAGGTAAATACTCATAAAAATATGGAAGGCCGTAGTCCAGGAGGCAATACTGAGGGGTTTAGAAGATTGTTTACTTGCCGGTTTAAACATGACCTGACCTGCCTGGTTAAAAACCATTTGTAACGGTACATCGCCATCCTGCGCAACGTTTTGAGAAGGGAGGAGTGTTTGGAAGTCTACGAACTCGCCGTTCCATATTTTTTGCCTGACCGAATCTTTCACATGAGCACCGATGTGGTCCGTTTTGTAGGAAAGCTGAGGCAAACCCGCATTAACCGCAGTGGCATCGGGTACCTGCCTGTACGTGGGGAGGCTTCGCTGTGAAGATCCCCCACCCGAAGCTAGATTAGAAAGCCATTGTATCGTGGCCTGAATGCTTGATGCAGAAGGAACTGTGCATGCATCTAAATCCGGATTAAACCCTGTGCGTGCATCTACCGCCTGCTGACTACTGGGGTGCGCGTCTGCCGCCGGCTGCGCTGCCGTGGATTGGGTAACCGGCGCGGGTGTTAGGGACGGTGTAGCTAATAATAAGTTTGGGTCTATCTGAATGGGATTGTTCATTCCCTGATGCAATTCTGAAGCTAAGCTAAACCTACCTTGCATTGGAGCGTTCCTAGGAGGATCGAAGGTCGTCCCCAAGGTCGTCCCTTGAATATCCACCGGCGGACTTGATGTGCTGATGGTACTGCTACCCCTTGTTGATCTGCGTTTCTTTCCAGCTGCAGGTGCCGGGACTAGCCTGTGCTGTAATGCTGCTCTTCTTTTTGGTCCCATTACAGATTGGCGACGTTAACCTGCTTATCGATGTTAATATGGTAGTGAGCGACGGTAAGTAGTGTTCGGCGGAGACGCGAGAAGTGAAGCACCGTTATCTGTCGCGTGTTGTGATGACGTAAcaactgatgacgtcatgatttGACGTAATGTTTGCAGCTGCGCGAGccaaggtaatatttataaacaaaGGCACGTGGTATAGCCACGCCATCAATAACACAATTTAGCGGTTAACGCTAAATGctattagctaatatttcagcaagataacatccttgaattttgccaaaacactattttcagcgactcaccgttgtcatggctgtacgtacgccgtgtgcatcacccggaagcgagcgtacgctaaatagcattcagaatcgttcgggtacgaaccttttcgag is a window from the Haliotis asinina isolate JCU_RB_2024 chromosome 9, JCU_Hal_asi_v2, whole genome shotgun sequence genome containing:
- the LOC137296333 gene encoding uncharacterized protein yields the protein MTRGTPMIIISAIKWLEIPRVPGEPSTAICGSVTWFTVGSPTISQTLSPALLVPSLLSLISKSAGISIFPNVQDYLASTPTNVPNAKVQTIVPVSAILFVANQQTMHKCNSETGPAYPHLPMSLAPVPIKYNTLIPWIDAYYAVCSKDADLLRVGFTSGFNLQFTGSFTPNNAPNLRSARQFPQIVNTKLQKEISLGRIAGPFSSCPIQNLKVSPVGLVKKKSDTSSVTTIADNYRLIHHLSHPRGSSVNDGISAEFCSVQYSRFDEAVSLVQQLGKGAQLAKFDVKSAFRLLPVRPEDFHLLGMYFEGNYYFDKCLPFGCSISCALFETFSRFLQWCITKHTHSASIMHYLDDFLVGGRAQSGKCKYLLDSSIQLFRHFGIPIAQEKTVQPTTTIKFLGITIDTISMEIRIPPEKINHLCQEIVALLQSQKRKLKVHQLQSLLGKLYFVCRAVRCGRAFCRRLTDALCGNVYPYHRIRLTNGMKQDLQVWLQFLQHYNGVSVFHDSIWLSGQHLRLFTDASSTHGFGAYFQGSWTCASWPQAWIQKGYTKDMTLLELFPIVVALKLWGNCLSNKKVMFTCDNQAVVHIINKQSSKNKRVMALVRCLVLLSLQHNIIFHAKYISTHENAIADALSRFQWHRFHQMAPDADPTQTSLPRDIWEIV